A single window of Providencia alcalifaciens DNA harbors:
- the rnpA gene encoding ribonuclease P protein component produces the protein MVTLAFTRELRLLTPRHFDNVFKQPQRASSPEITILGRLNELGHPRIGLTIAKKNVKRAHERNRIKRLAREYFRLHQHELPSMDFVVLVRRGVADLDNQQITESLDKLWRRHRRLAQKS, from the coding sequence CGCATTTACCCGGGAGTTACGTTTGTTAACTCCCAGGCATTTCGACAATGTCTTCAAGCAGCCGCAGAGGGCGAGTTCCCCAGAGATAACAATCCTTGGTCGCCTTAACGAGCTGGGGCATCCCCGCATCGGTCTTACCATCGCCAAAAAAAATGTTAAACGTGCTCATGAGCGTAATCGTATCAAGCGATTAGCCCGTGAATATTTTCGTTTGCATCAACATGAGTTGCCTTCAATGGACTTTGTGGTTCTGGTTCGCAGAGGGGTAGCCGATCTCGACAATCAACAGATTACGGAATCATTGGATAAGTTATGGCGTCGTCACCGTCGCTTGGCTCAAAAGTCCTGA